The genome window GCACAAATTCCCAGCCGAACTGGATCTGTGCGGTTTTGTCAATTTCGGCGACTGCACGGACACCGAAGCGAATCTGAATCAAGTGATTTCATCAGTGGACATCACAGATAATCCTATCGTGCTGCAATGTCAACTTGGCACATTGGTGGGCATGAAGGCATCGTTCCGTGTGCACGGCAAATTGGAGCACGTCCCCTATGAGGTCATGGAGGCGCCACAGCTCTTCAATGACTTTTGTTTTACGCGTTTGAAGTGCGGTTTCTTTTTGCACACACTGCCCACCCCGGAAGCCATTGCCAGGGAGATGCATGTGCTGCGCAAGCGTGTGGCCGATGGCAGTCTGGTCTTCAATGTGGCTCAGACCAAAATCTATGTGAGCAGCAACTGTGGCACACAGCACAAGGGCTTCAACAGTGAATCTCGCATCGAAGATCTCATCGCTGAACTTCCAACGCCAGCTGAAACACCCAGTGGCAACAAGAAGAAGTCGCTGGCTACAGCAGCACAGCAGGTGAAGCACAATGGCGCCGTGGGCTGTGACTACGATGTGATTAACATTGATGTGCTGCGATGCCGCACCCGAGAACCGGCTGTGGGAGATGCAGCTCCTCAACCAGCACTAAGCGTTTGCTTCACACAAGAGGAACCGAGCAAGGTGCAGGTGCCGTTGGAGCTAGAGGCCATGGCCATACTGTGCAAAAAGACGAAGCTATTGCGGCTCTACGATGTGCTCATCGAGAGCATCTGTCGTTCCTTGCGGCTATTCGAGCAATGCCTCAGCGAACGTCTCGTGGAGACGCAGGAAACGGCAACGGGTGCCCAATTGTTGACGCCACGCAGCTATCATTTTTATCCGCAGGAATTTGGACACTTCCTGAGCTGTGCCTACTTGGAGGATCTGGGCGACGATGAGCCAAGTGTGCAGGAGAAACGCAAGCGTCTGCATCGTCAGTTCGCCTTGCCCGCAACACGTCCGTACTTCAGGCGCGCCAATCAATGTCACTTCCAAACTGACGTGGCTGATGTGGCCGCCGTCGAGACGGCAAACTGGACGCCGCTACTTAATACGCATTTGGGTGTGCGACCCAGCGGCGTGACCGATGGCAAAGAGTATCTGGTCAATGGCAACTATCATTACTATCACTATTTGCAGCAGCAGGTGCAAGACAAGGGCTGGGGCTGTGCCTATCGCTCGCTGCAGACGATCTGCTCATGGTTCCTGCTCCAGGGCTACACGGAGCGTGCGATACCCACACATCGTGAAATACAGgaatatttgcacaaaatcAACGATAAACCAGCCTCATTTGTGGGCTCATCGCAATGGATTGGCTCCACCGAGCTAAGCATGTGTCTGCAGGGATTCCTCAATGTGGATTCGAAGATATTGCATGTGGCTTCGGGAGCGGAGCTCTCAACGATTGCCTCCGAGCTGGCGATGCATTTCCAAACGCAGGGCACACCGGTAATGATTGGTGGCGGCGTCTTGGCGCACACAATCATTGGAGTCgattattgtgtgcagacggGACAGGCTAAGTTCTTGATACTCGATCCACATTATACGGGCGCTGATGAGTTGGCCACCATTCAGATTAAAGGTTGGTGCGGCTGGAAGGGTATGGACTTTTGGGACAAGAAGAGCTATTATAATCTATGCATGCCCCAACGGCCGATTCTATACTGAactttccattttgtttttcctttttgcaatttgcatttaagtACGATTTTTGTCAAGCTTTAATGTGTAGCTGTCACGTTGTTTATGTactgtattttatatattatatatacttataaacCTAATTTAAGTTGTTTGCTTGAGAAGTTTAAGACATGCTGGACTGTCAGAAAAATATCTGTTTAGGCGAgcgaaaaatttaatttacataaaagttgcgatttaaaaatgatttgctTGGAGAAATTGAATAGAATAATTGACAAAAAATGATACTCAAAATGCTTGCAATATTAAAGTCTCTAGAATATGTTTCAATATGGAACTTTGCCATTTTATTACGATTTGCAGCCTAGAGTCAACTTAACTCAATACAATTAATTGTCTCTTGCAAAGGTCAAACATTAGACTCACTTTTAAACTTATTGTTTTAAATGGTATAACTAAAAATAGGGAAATATGAGGGAAATGGAACGCTTAACTAGCCGCCTTATTTTGAGTACTTCTTCCAATAGCGCTTGACATCGTCGTGTCCATTCTTCTGCACAACCATGGTGCGTGTGCGTTCATTTTGCCACACCAACATATTGATGGATTGCGCATAATCGCGCAGCGTGACAAAATCGTTTTGTGATAGAAACTGATTGTAGACAACGCCCTCGGTATAGGTGAAACGATTGCGTTCCATTTCCCACAATTTGATTTGATCCACAACGGTGGGCGGTAGACAGGATTTCGATTGGATAGCAGACTCGACCAGCTTCATATTGGGATGCGCATACTGCTCCAGATAGCTGACAATCTGTTCGGCCGTAATGCCGCCGCGCAACGCCTGACGCACTGCATCACGTGTCAGCACGCCGACCACCAGATTGGGGAAACGATAGAGCAACTCGGTGAACAGTCCCAGCACAGCCACCTGCAGCTGTGAGTCTGTGTACGCATAGACGCGATAGTTGGTTTCCACTACAATGTAGCCGCGCTCCTGCATGCGCTCTTCATCCGCTGCCGTAGTCGCTGTGGCCGCATCCTTGTTGGTCACATTCAGAGCCAGACGTGTGGGATAGAAGCGGCACTCCTTGCGCTTGCGCTGATAGACCAAACCAAATTCACGCAAATGCTGTAGAAATGTAAGCATTTGATTGCTCATGCCCTCCGAGCTGTAATCGCGTCCCAGTGTCGCAAAACTCAGCTGGAACAGCATCGAAAGGCATTCAGGCAGCGAGATGCCGCGTTCCTCGCATGTCTCCAAATACTGCAACATAAAGTGCCAGACCTGTGCTCGTGTATCCAGCAACAAGAACTGAAATCCCTGTCGTGTGATAGAAATGCCACCGCGTTCATCGCGCTTCATTAGATTCGCATGCAGCAAAATGCGCACAGCATCTGGGCTAATGGCCTCGGCATCGGAGCCCCCATTGCGTCCGCCGGTGCCCACCATATAGTGGAGGACGCAGCGCCAGCGGGACATGGCATACGAGTCGAGAAACGGTATATCACGCGGTTTGGAATCCTTGTCTAGCGTGTTAGTCATGGGCCATGGTTTGCCGCCGCCCATCAGCGCTTGACGCACGCTCTTCTTAAATGTGGGCGACAACTCCCAGGCAGCCAGGCCACCTGGTATGGCTGTGACCCGCCAGACATTCAATGCACTTAGGCAGCTGGTAGCCTCAGCTTGTTCCCTGCAATGAAATCAGATGAATCTACCAGATTCTCATTAAACGAGTACGCTGCACTTACTTGGCAAACTTTTGAGCGCCCCATGAACTGACCACAGCCTGTGGCACTGGCTGATCGATGAATAGTATGCGTATTACGAATTGTCGTGCAATCTCCGGCAACTCTCGAAAGACGGCCAAGCAAATGGGCGGATAATGATAGAATTTCTCTAATGTCTCTGGTGTCTGTCGTGTGCGCAGGTATTCCTGAAAGTTTTTGCATTCTAGATTCTCGGGTCCCTGCACCAGAGGAGATATAGCAGCACTACTGCTCGCGTATCGGCCTGATTTTGTATCGGCCATATCACGATGCAACCGAATTTGTTCGACAATTTCGCGTCTCGGTGCGGGGACAATGTTTTGGTATTACGCTATCGATAGTTCGATAACGGCTAATAGTGTTGCTGCGCATTAGTACATTAAATTgtggtattttaaaattcacaGAAAAgtgttaataaaaaaagatttgcacttatttttatgattgtgaaataatttaaaacgcAACACGAATTCTGtttgaatataaaacatataatatttgtatcaCTTTATTTTGATACGATTTATTTTGCCTGAGCAGCGTACTAACAATAACGATAATTTACACACTTGTGTCGACCCGATAGCATTCTATCGCAGTCAGCTGTTATCAGGTACCgcgtgtttttgtgttttcttgttttagaTTCTGAAATTAACTCCAAAATGAGTGACGATGAAGAGCAATACAATCCAAAGTCGCACAAAAAGCTATTGCAAGCAATCAGCAACCTTGGCAATGTACAGCACATACGAAAATCCACACGGGACgagcgccagcaacaacaggatGAATTTCAGCTAGTgaagcgcaacaacaacaacgcggAGCATGCTCCACGAGCAGTTGGCGTCAATGACTTGGTGCAGATATTGCGCAGCTCCAAGCACATTGCCACCGGTAAGAAACTGAAAAATGTACATAGCTCCAAGAAGGTGCTGGAGAAGCCGCTGGAAAAGCCGGCAGCTGATCGCATCAAGCGTAAAATTGGCTATGAAGGTGTGAAGAAAAAACTTGGTCGTTGGGATGCCATCGTGTCCAAGCAACGTGCAGCGGAAACACAGGTTAGTGTGGTGCAATTTGGCTATTAAAGcacatttataaaaattcaatttgccgACAGATATTTCCCATACCATCGGATACAATTTACATTAATACGGCTGCTCATGTGAAAAATCTAAAAGGCCGTGTCAAATCGGATTTGGCTAAAGAGCTAGAGGCCAGTGATCAAAAGCTGAAGGAGTTACGCAAAGCCCAGATAGGCGACACCACGGACGAGAAAGAGCTGGCCAAGAAAGAGCGGGAATTGCTGGAAAAGAAGTTGACTCGTGATGAACTCTTTGCACGACGCAAAGAGTTGGCTTATTTGAAGATGCGTGAGTCCCAGAAATCGGCTAAGGCGCGTTTGCAGAACAAAATCAAGTCGAAGAAGTATCACAAGCTGCAGAAGCGACAGAAGATTTTGGAGCAAATCAAGGAATTCGAAGTGCTTCAAAAAACAAACCCAGAGGCAGCGCTCGAAAAGCTAAATGCGTTAGAGAAGAGTCGTGTGATAGAGCGCGCTAGTCTGCGGCATAAAAACACCGGCACGTGGGCCAAAAATCTGCAAGTGCGCGCCAAGTACGATAAGGATGTTCGCAAGGATCTGGCAGAACAATTGGCTGTGAGTCGTCAGCTTACTGAGAAGAAAATTGAGTCGGAGAGTGAAGATGAGCAGGAGATGAAAGTGGAAACTGATGCGCCAGTGCCTACCGATCCATTCAACCCTTGGACAAAAGGTAAGGCAGCACAAAAAACTGCTGAAAGCCAAGCGGATGAGGAGGATCCCAACTGGCGAAAGTATTGGACTGAACgtaatgcaaatgaaaaacttcTTGCTGAACATCAAGCGGAGCTGGAAGCTGTTAAGGAAGAGAAAGAGCAGGAGAAGAAGACCTCAAAAGCGCCCAAAAAGAAGccaattaaaaagaaaaaagtcaaTGTTACTGTTGAAAATGGCTGGGTGGTTGAGGAAGTAGATTCACCAGCAAAAGCTGAGACAATTGATGATATTTTTGAGCAGCATGACGAAGATGTGCGtcaaaaattaagtaaaaaacTGGAAAAATTGAAGAAACAAGCGGAAATACTGAAGCAGCCAAAAATGAAAGCGAAACCGACGAAGAAGAAGCGAGATGAATTAAAAAATCTCAAGGATTTGGCTTTTAAGAAAACCAAGCAGCGCATCGAGATCGATGAACCGCTCAATCAAGAGGAGGAGCAGTCACAGCCGTCTCTGGATGTGGTGAATAAACTAACGACGACGGAGGAGACTGCAGCAGAACCATCAGCCGATAGTGCAATTGATCCGAATAAAGTCACAACCATAACGTTGAAGCAGAGAATGCGCGACTCGGATGCCATTAACGATGCTTTGGCGGAAGATGATGAAGCTGACTATGATGAGAGTGATGCTGCGGCAGAGCGTCAATTGACCATCAGTCAGGCGTTTGAGGATGATGATATTATTGCTGATTTTAACAAGGATAAAACGAAAGACTCCGAGATAAAGAACGCGGAGATACAATTAGCTATGCCCGGTTGGGGCTCGTGGGCAGGCGCAGGCATATCGCAAGAGGTGCTAAATAGACGCAACAAGCGACTGTTGCTCAAATTGGCGGCACCGGAAAAGCGACGCGATGAGAACAAGGATAATCTGTATATTAACGAGACGTCCAACAAACAGGCGCGTGCACATATGGTCTCCAGCATACCGTTCCCCTTCAAATCCCTGGCCGATTATGAGGCCAGCATTCGTGCACCGATTGGGCGCAATTTTGTGCCGGAAACGGCATTCCGCATGATGACACGTCCGGCTGTTATCACGCGCAAGGGTCAAGTTATTGAACCAATGAGCGAAAGTGAATTGGTCAAACCTGATCGACGATTGCGTCATGTGGTGGACAGAAGGATACAACGTTTGCCACTCCACCAGAAGGCAAAGATAGCatagatttaaataaataagattatattaatatgaattaaaatgaaaccatttttatgaaacaaaacacttatttttaatttgctgcgCAGCCGTAGCGTATAATTAATGGGGGAATCGATAACATCTTGTGGCCGTACATCGAAGCAATCCGATTAATGTAACGGAATCgacattttaaagtaaattcaaatgaaaaatgaagtATCGATATTTCTGTGCGGGAAATCTCTTTCCGGTAGTTTACTTACTTTTCAAATAATTGTGGTAGAATtattaaaaaggaaaaatcgTGATGGTTCTTTTTTGAGGATATTTGTCTCATTGTTTTTTTCATTGGTTTATTTTACAAAACGTTTTTCTACTGCCAATAAATAGCTCGTTCGAGAGCCAAATAATTCAAAGGAAAGTCTCATTGCTAAATTGCGCGTTGTATTTGTTTCTTAATTATCTGGAATTTCGTACATTTAGACgctaaaaattgtataaatttcaatatatatttttatatgtatataaataatacaattttcatattaactaaattcaaatcacGCAGAGCAAAGTATGTAATTGCAAATAACATTGAaatagtaaagaaaaaaaagtacaaaaaaataagaatatgaaaaacggtttattttcaattggaagctgcaaaatgtatgtaaatttgaattttatttttgacatttaGATGAATATATGATTTGTggattttatttgtgtgtttaatttttttcttttcttttgaatttgtttgttgttgaattGCTTATGTGCTTGCAATTTAACTATTGCATTGCTTTAATCATTCATCATCA of Drosophila nasuta strain 15112-1781.00 chromosome 3, ASM2355853v1, whole genome shotgun sequence contains these proteins:
- the LOC132789242 gene encoding general transcription factor IIH subunit 4, translating into MADTKSGRYASSSAAISPLVQGPENLECKNFQEYLRTRQTPETLEKFYHYPPICLAVFRELPEIARQFVIRILFIDQPVPQAVVSSWGAQKFAKEQAEATSCLSALNVWRVTAIPGGLAAWELSPTFKKSVRQALMGGGKPWPMTNTLDKDSKPRDIPFLDSYAMSRWRCVLHYMVGTGGRNGGSDAEAISPDAVRILLHANLMKRDERGGISITRQGFQFLLLDTRAQVWHFMLQYLETCEERGISLPECLSMLFQLSFATLGRDYSSEGMSNQMLTFLQHLREFGLVYQRKRKECRFYPTRLALNVTNKDAATATTAADEERMQERGYIVVETNYRVYAYTDSQLQVAVLGLFTELLYRFPNLVVGVLTRDAVRQALRGGITAEQIVSYLEQYAHPNMKLVESAIQSKSCLPPTVVDQIKLWEMERNRFTYTEGVVYNQFLSQNDFVTLRDYAQSINMLVWQNERTRTMVVQKNGHDDVKRYWKKYSK
- the LOC132789238 gene encoding probable Ufm1-specific protease 2, which translates into the protein MLPKLRISSFLLKRLERVKLQCSGCLYGVFYGDGTLLLLSFNVEASVGQLNYEHIQHKFPAELDLCGFVNFGDCTDTEANLNQVISSVDITDNPIVLQCQLGTLVGMKASFRVHGKLEHVPYEVMEAPQLFNDFCFTRLKCGFFLHTLPTPEAIAREMHVLRKRVADGSLVFNVAQTKIYVSSNCGTQHKGFNSESRIEDLIAELPTPAETPSGNKKKSLATAAQQVKHNGAVGCDYDVINIDVLRCRTREPAVGDAAPQPALSVCFTQEEPSKVQVPLELEAMAILCKKTKLLRLYDVLIESICRSLRLFEQCLSERLVETQETATGAQLLTPRSYHFYPQEFGHFLSCAYLEDLGDDEPSVQEKRKRLHRQFALPATRPYFRRANQCHFQTDVADVAAVETANWTPLLNTHLGVRPSGVTDGKEYLVNGNYHYYHYLQQQVQDKGWGCAYRSLQTICSWFLLQGYTERAIPTHREIQEYLHKINDKPASFVGSSQWIGSTELSMCLQGFLNVDSKILHVASGAELSTIASELAMHFQTQGTPVMIGGGVLAHTIIGVDYCVQTGQAKFLILDPHYTGADELATIQIKGWCGWKGMDFWDKKSYYNLCMPQRPILY
- the LOC132789237 gene encoding U3 small nucleolar RNA-associated protein 14 homolog A, encoding MSDDEEQYNPKSHKKLLQAISNLGNVQHIRKSTRDERQQQQDEFQLVKRNNNNAEHAPRAVGVNDLVQILRSSKHIATGKKLKNVHSSKKVLEKPLEKPAADRIKRKIGYEGVKKKLGRWDAIVSKQRAAETQIFPIPSDTIYINTAAHVKNLKGRVKSDLAKELEASDQKLKELRKAQIGDTTDEKELAKKERELLEKKLTRDELFARRKELAYLKMRESQKSAKARLQNKIKSKKYHKLQKRQKILEQIKEFEVLQKTNPEAALEKLNALEKSRVIERASLRHKNTGTWAKNLQVRAKYDKDVRKDLAEQLAVSRQLTEKKIESESEDEQEMKVETDAPVPTDPFNPWTKGKAAQKTAESQADEEDPNWRKYWTERNANEKLLAEHQAELEAVKEEKEQEKKTSKAPKKKPIKKKKVNVTVENGWVVEEVDSPAKAETIDDIFEQHDEDVRQKLSKKLEKLKKQAEILKQPKMKAKPTKKKRDELKNLKDLAFKKTKQRIEIDEPLNQEEEQSQPSLDVVNKLTTTEETAAEPSADSAIDPNKVTTITLKQRMRDSDAINDALAEDDEADYDESDAAAERQLTISQAFEDDDIIADFNKDKTKDSEIKNAEIQLAMPGWGSWAGAGISQEVLNRRNKRLLLKLAAPEKRRDENKDNLYINETSNKQARAHMVSSIPFPFKSLADYEASIRAPIGRNFVPETAFRMMTRPAVITRKGQVIEPMSESELVKPDRRLRHVVDRRIQRLPLHQKAKIA